One genomic region from Haloterrigena gelatinilytica encodes:
- a CDS encoding chemotaxis protein CheD, translating to MSDDANDAGGEDGGITIYGADDGADDEGDDTDDLGISVYTPATDGDEDDGDDDDEVEVPVYGESADDSSADGDGDADGDDGDGDDDDFEIPVFGESDDPEPTADPISVGVAEYAITDEGRPLRTSGLGSCLGLVVHDDVRGVSGLLHFMLPRAAESNGQNHSDAKFADTGIAAMLSAFVATGGDLSSASAKLAGGATMVDFDRVDTPIGSRNVEAARRELSDNGVEIVAEDTGGDAGRSLRYDPQTDELRVTGANGTERTL from the coding sequence ATGAGCGACGACGCGAACGACGCGGGCGGCGAGGACGGCGGGATCACAATCTACGGCGCCGACGACGGGGCCGACGACGAGGGCGACGACACCGACGACCTCGGGATCAGCGTCTACACGCCGGCGACCGACGGCGACGAGGACGACGGCGATGACGACGACGAGGTCGAGGTCCCGGTCTACGGCGAGTCGGCGGACGACTCGAGCGCGGACGGGGACGGCGACGCCGATGGCGACGACGGCGACGGTGATGACGACGACTTCGAAATTCCGGTCTTCGGCGAGTCCGACGACCCGGAGCCGACGGCCGACCCCATCTCTGTCGGCGTCGCGGAGTACGCGATCACCGACGAGGGGCGACCGCTGCGGACGAGCGGGCTCGGCTCCTGTCTCGGTCTCGTCGTCCACGACGACGTTCGGGGCGTCAGCGGCCTCTTACACTTCATGCTCCCGCGGGCCGCGGAATCGAACGGGCAGAACCACAGCGACGCGAAGTTCGCCGACACGGGGATCGCCGCGATGCTCTCGGCGTTCGTCGCGACCGGCGGCGACCTCTCGTCGGCCTCGGCCAAGCTCGCCGGCGGCGCGACGATGGTCGACTTCGATCGGGTCGACACCCCGATCGGCAGCCGAAACGTTGAGGCGGCCCGGCGCGAACTGTCCGACAACGGCGTCGAGATCGTCGCCGAGGATACCGGCGGCGACGCGGGACGATCGCTGCGGTACGATCCGCAGACCGACGAACTCCGCGTGACCGGCGCGAACGGCACCGAGCGAACACTGTGA
- a CDS encoding type II/IV secretion system ATPase subunit, giving the protein MAWQIDPGDFDETSLSSDLEEQMDRHPHLEEHVTAFHDRANVYPRYIDEPEDHHNTTVDHPNYCWQIDDLVFAHVYGSTDQDPIYYAIEPSLSYDEVTLFREVKNRVLNENVTDPGDVDREDIDEVLEPVVSVTTEAPPEERSAVDGLLGRLRGALSRRPISVDQRTYERLRYQFRRDVLGLGPLEPVLLDDSNEDIHVLAHDNLHVYNDVFGLVRTDIDFGSEYEYEHFLRSMGERIGDPLSDADPITDGTLPDGSRFNVVFSNDVSVKGPSMTIRQQDEIPLTMTAITRGGTFSPTAAAYLWLAMENETSAIVAGETASGKTTTLNALTSFIPDDAKIFTAEDTAEVIPPHDTWQQLLTREGTSNEVDLFDLVAAALRSRPDCIIIGEARGEEVRMAFQAIQTGHPVMMTFHAGNIKSLVQRLKGNPINVPYSHLDNLDLVIFQNFIQSDDYRRCTSIYEIDKFSSELGGLVTNKVFEWDPVDDQLEFTGMNNSVLLEDKIATLHGYEDTRDIYDDLEYRRRIIEKMVYKNVVDYEEFNRIISEFQQDGHASLPFHVEKPESIA; this is encoded by the coding sequence ATGGCCTGGCAAATCGATCCCGGCGACTTCGACGAAACGAGTCTCTCGAGCGACCTCGAGGAGCAGATGGATCGCCATCCGCACCTCGAGGAACACGTCACCGCGTTCCACGACCGAGCGAACGTCTACCCGCGGTACATCGACGAACCGGAGGACCACCACAACACGACGGTCGACCACCCCAACTACTGCTGGCAGATCGACGATCTCGTCTTCGCCCACGTGTACGGATCGACCGATCAGGACCCGATCTACTACGCGATCGAACCCTCCCTGAGTTACGACGAGGTCACGCTGTTCCGAGAGGTGAAAAACCGGGTGCTAAACGAGAACGTGACCGATCCCGGCGACGTGGACCGCGAGGACATCGACGAGGTCCTCGAGCCGGTGGTTTCGGTGACGACGGAGGCGCCGCCGGAGGAGCGGTCGGCCGTCGACGGCCTCCTCGGTCGGCTCCGCGGCGCGCTCTCCCGGCGGCCGATCTCGGTCGACCAGCGGACCTACGAGCGACTGCGGTATCAGTTCCGGCGGGACGTGCTCGGTCTGGGGCCGCTCGAGCCGGTCTTGCTCGACGACAGTAACGAGGACATCCACGTGCTCGCCCACGACAACCTCCACGTCTACAACGACGTCTTCGGCCTGGTTCGGACGGACATCGACTTCGGATCGGAGTACGAGTACGAGCACTTCCTGCGGTCGATGGGCGAACGGATCGGCGACCCGCTCTCCGACGCCGACCCGATCACGGACGGAACCCTCCCCGACGGCTCCCGATTCAACGTCGTGTTCAGCAACGACGTCTCGGTGAAGGGGCCGTCGATGACGATCCGCCAGCAGGACGAAATCCCGCTGACGATGACGGCGATCACCCGCGGCGGAACCTTCTCGCCGACGGCCGCGGCGTACCTCTGGCTGGCGATGGAAAACGAGACCAGCGCCATCGTCGCCGGGGAGACCGCGTCGGGGAAGACGACGACGCTCAACGCGTTGACGTCGTTCATCCCGGACGACGCGAAGATTTTCACGGCCGAGGACACCGCCGAGGTCATCCCGCCCCACGACACCTGGCAACAGCTCCTCACGCGGGAGGGAACCAGCAACGAGGTCGACCTCTTCGACCTCGTCGCCGCCGCGCTCCGCTCGCGGCCCGACTGCATCATCATCGGCGAGGCCCGCGGCGAGGAGGTCCGGATGGCCTTCCAGGCGATCCAGACGGGCCACCCCGTGATGATGACCTTCCACGCCGGCAACATCAAGAGCTTAGTCCAGCGGCTGAAGGGCAATCCGATCAACGTCCCCTACTCCCATCTGGACAACCTCGACCTCGTCATCTTTCAGAACTTCATCCAGAGCGACGACTACCGGCGCTGTACGAGCATTTACGAAATCGACAAGTTCTCGAGCGAACTCGGCGGACTGGTCACGAACAAGGTCTTCGAGTGGGATCCCGTCGACGACCAACTGGAGTTTACCGGCATGAACAACTCGGTGCTCTTAGAGGACAAGATCGCGACGCTGCACGGCTACGAGGACACGCGAGACATCTACGACGACCTCGAGTATCGGCGCCGGATCATCGAGAAGATGGTCTACAAGAACGTCGTCGACTACGAGGAGTTCAACCGGATCATCTCCGAGTTTCAACAGGACGGCCACGCCAGTCTCCCCTTCCACGTCGAGAAACCGGAATCGATCGCGTGA
- a CDS encoding NAD(P)/FAD-dependent oxidoreductase gives MERVDVAIVGGGPAGASAAERAAAHGAETVLFEQGVPREDRDGLGPDSTDAAGMLDYWIDIMEFDYREIPDDVILRELEATEFVGPSTSVELTSTGMDASYPNFGYTFHRARMDDWLYERAEDAGADLRVGTGVKDLETDLRASSPKGPTHTLTLSNGDELEAQYVVLADGPQRRVTLDALDQFTAPGRSVSDYLSPPEANHIAYQEYRDFPSELFEEFEDTLKFWWGYMPGETAYPWVFPNDGTVARVGLTMPIGMELEDVENPAAYALLEHDDDKLPSGAEYIRRLLEREYGDEYDIEEDIPRVEDRGKSKGTETYPISSTRPIESPVGANIAVAGGAMGTTSAFHEGGYHVAVRTGKIAGRLVGTDSLANYNDVWKQAIGDEILRNVSFADIVEEYEPADWDRTFEIVNRMQGDDGEGLVSRGYSAGIGASKVLLEYKRRKFAYRDGGYVQLREDEYFY, from the coding sequence ATGGAACGCGTAGATGTCGCGATCGTCGGTGGCGGACCCGCGGGGGCGTCCGCGGCCGAGCGGGCCGCCGCCCACGGCGCCGAGACCGTTCTCTTCGAACAGGGCGTCCCGCGGGAGGACCGCGACGGCCTCGGTCCCGACTCGACCGACGCCGCCGGGATGCTCGACTACTGGATCGATATCATGGAGTTCGACTACCGGGAGATTCCCGACGACGTCATCTTACGGGAGCTCGAGGCGACCGAGTTCGTCGGCCCCTCGACGTCGGTCGAACTGACGAGTACGGGGATGGACGCCAGCTACCCCAACTTCGGCTACACCTTCCATCGCGCGCGCATGGACGACTGGCTCTACGAGCGCGCCGAGGACGCCGGCGCCGACCTCCGCGTCGGGACGGGCGTCAAGGACCTCGAGACCGACCTCCGCGCCTCGAGCCCGAAGGGGCCGACCCACACGCTGACCCTCTCGAACGGGGACGAGCTCGAGGCCCAGTACGTCGTCCTCGCGGACGGCCCCCAGCGCCGCGTCACGCTGGACGCGCTCGACCAGTTCACCGCGCCCGGTCGCAGCGTCTCCGACTACCTCTCGCCGCCGGAGGCAAACCACATCGCCTACCAGGAGTATCGGGACTTCCCCTCCGAGCTGTTCGAGGAGTTCGAGGACACCCTCAAGTTCTGGTGGGGGTACATGCCCGGCGAGACCGCCTACCCGTGGGTCTTCCCCAACGACGGCACGGTCGCCCGCGTCGGACTGACCATGCCCATCGGAATGGAACTCGAGGACGTCGAAAACCCCGCCGCCTACGCCCTGCTCGAGCACGACGACGACAAGCTCCCCTCGGGCGCGGAGTACATCCGGCGCCTGCTCGAGCGCGAGTACGGCGACGAGTACGACATCGAGGAGGACATCCCGCGCGTCGAGGACCGCGGGAAGTCGAAGGGGACCGAGACGTACCCCATCTCCTCGACGCGACCGATCGAGTCGCCCGTCGGCGCCAACATCGCCGTCGCCGGCGGCGCGATGGGCACCACCTCGGCCTTCCACGAAGGCGGCTACCACGTCGCCGTCCGCACCGGGAAGATCGCCGGCCGACTCGTCGGGACCGATTCGCTCGCGAACTACAACGACGTCTGGAAGCAGGCCATCGGCGACGAGATCCTGCGCAACGTCTCCTTCGCCGACATCGTCGAGGAGTACGAACCCGCCGACTGGGACCGCACGTTCGAGATCGTCAACCGGATGCAGGGCGACGACGGCGAGGGCCTGGTCAGCCGCGGCTACTCCGCCGGGATCGGCGCCTCGAAGGTCCTCCTCGAGTACAAGCGCCGGAAGTTCGCCTACCGCGACGGCGGCTACGTCCAGTTGCGCGAGGACGAGTACTTCTACTGA
- a CDS encoding cytochrome c oxidase subunit 3 → MARRTDASGSGDDTAFETAPVRTDGGGHGVSSDGATVGHDPDGPVGPDSPHEPDVDHDEHEHRSRWPLVAAVGAGGLYGGAAIAILGNETGLLPPLVGVALAVVGTIVLLAGIAGWVDEVFLAPAREGAVGGSSRESYVWTTLLFLTTDVSTFGALFIYYFFVRVGAWPPEELPPLLGSLVIVNTAILLASSVTFHYAHEALEEGNRRRFLGLLGTTLVLGIVFLGGQVYEYYEFVVHEGFSISSGVFGTAFYGLTGLHGFHVALGVGGIAVLCWRALRGHYGPDRDTSVATVSLYWHFVDFVWVFLVLVLYVGATV, encoded by the coding sequence ATGGCTCGACGTACCGACGCGAGCGGTTCGGGCGACGACACGGCGTTCGAGACGGCTCCGGTTCGAACCGACGGCGGCGGCCACGGCGTCTCGAGCGACGGCGCGACGGTCGGGCACGATCCGGACGGCCCCGTCGGCCCCGATAGCCCTCACGAACCCGACGTCGATCACGACGAACACGAACACCGCAGTCGCTGGCCGCTCGTCGCCGCCGTCGGCGCCGGCGGTCTCTACGGCGGCGCCGCGATCGCGATTCTCGGGAACGAAACGGGCCTGCTGCCGCCGCTCGTGGGCGTCGCCCTCGCCGTCGTCGGGACGATTGTCCTGCTGGCCGGCATCGCCGGCTGGGTCGACGAGGTTTTTCTCGCACCCGCGCGAGAGGGAGCCGTCGGCGGGTCGTCTCGAGAGTCGTACGTCTGGACGACGCTGCTCTTTCTGACGACCGACGTCTCGACGTTCGGCGCGCTGTTCATCTACTACTTCTTCGTCAGAGTCGGCGCGTGGCCGCCCGAAGAGCTGCCGCCGCTGCTGGGATCGCTCGTGATCGTCAACACCGCGATCCTGCTCGCCAGCAGCGTCACGTTCCACTACGCGCACGAAGCGCTCGAGGAGGGGAACCGGCGCCGCTTCCTCGGCCTGCTCGGGACGACGCTGGTCCTCGGGATCGTCTTCCTCGGCGGCCAGGTCTACGAGTACTACGAGTTCGTCGTCCACGAGGGGTTCTCGATCTCCAGCGGCGTCTTCGGGACCGCCTTCTACGGGCTGACCGGGCTCCACGGCTTTCACGTCGCGCTCGGCGTCGGCGGGATCGCCGTGCTGTGCTGGCGCGCGCTCCGCGGCCACTACGGCCCCGATCGGGACACCTCCGTCGCGACCGTCTCGCTGTACTGGCACTTCGTCGACTTCGTCTGGGTGTTCCTCGTGCTCGTCCTCTACGTGGGCGCGACCGTCTGA
- a CDS encoding manganese catalase family protein — protein sequence MFFQEPELQYEVTVEEPDPHFAKLLQQAIGGQEGEMRVAMQYMFQAWALPEGYEEYRNLLMETAAEELGHIEMLATAVTKNLRGSAKQMSDDAEETAATAAAMTGQNPRQFLSAGESAMPVDSNGVPFTGNYIVASGNLAGDLYANVMSEATGRTLATRLYEYTDDPGMKDMLAYLIARDTMHQNQWLEALESLDDPVPVPASFPQEQENQEYNYAFMSTRREQQPDPGYPWTQGESPDGKGQFSYLPEQPGDGEVIAPQPSPMTNDTPSRPDESAASDSNATGISETSDSKSSDGNATDSNQ from the coding sequence ATGTTCTTCCAAGAACCGGAGCTCCAGTACGAGGTCACCGTCGAAGAACCGGATCCGCACTTCGCGAAACTTCTCCAGCAGGCGATCGGGGGACAGGAAGGGGAGATGCGCGTCGCGATGCAGTACATGTTCCAGGCGTGGGCGCTCCCCGAAGGCTACGAGGAGTATCGGAACCTACTGATGGAGACCGCAGCGGAGGAACTCGGTCACATCGAGATGCTCGCCACCGCGGTCACCAAGAACCTCCGCGGCTCGGCGAAGCAGATGAGCGACGACGCCGAGGAGACCGCGGCGACGGCCGCGGCGATGACCGGGCAAAACCCCCGCCAGTTCCTCTCGGCGGGCGAGTCGGCGATGCCCGTCGACAGCAACGGCGTCCCCTTCACCGGCAACTACATCGTCGCGTCGGGCAACCTCGCGGGCGACCTCTACGCGAACGTGATGTCCGAGGCGACCGGGCGCACGCTCGCGACCCGGCTCTACGAGTACACCGACGATCCCGGCATGAAGGACATGCTCGCCTATCTCATCGCCCGAGACACCATGCACCAGAACCAGTGGCTCGAGGCCCTCGAGTCGCTCGACGACCCGGTGCCGGTGCCCGCGAGCTTCCCGCAGGAACAGGAAAACCAGGAGTACAACTACGCGTTCATGTCGACCCGGCGCGAACAGCAGCCCGACCCCGGCTACCCCTGGACGCAGGGCGAGTCGCCGGACGGCAAGGGGCAGTTCTCCTATCTCCCCGAGCAGCCGGGCGACGGGGAAGTCATCGCCCCCCAACCGAGTCCGATGACGAACGACACGCCGAGCCGGCCCGACGAGTCCGCCGCCAGCGATTCGAACGCGACCGGCATCTCGGAGACGAGCGACTCGAAGTCCTCCGACGGGAACGCGACCGACTCGAACCAGTAA
- a CDS encoding DUF6789 family protein, producing the protein MNRALTEVSLFAVVVIGCLLTIVLARRARDEPSPDGGYATGHRRELSLAEAKAAAIRWATTTNHREIGLLYIAFGTVAAIWGGIDAMMIRTHLLTPEANLWTEQTYNELFTMHGLTMLIFFVTPVFFGIGNYFLPLLIGADDMAFPRLNAIGFWLLPPSLLLARLGIVAEVTGAVLAVVVPGEWLSVLLAFQEPAIGWTMYPPLSLAPNPQTNFLLLGLHLSGIATTIGGINFIATVVYERDESIGWANLDIFSWNMLITSAIVIFAFPLLGTALLMLLLDRNFGTTFFAVEGGGPILWQHLLWFWGHPEVYIIFLPATGLMSLILPKFVGRKLFGFKFIVYSTIAIGVLSFGVWAHHMFVTGVDPRIRASFMATSIAIAVPSAIKVFNWITTMWNGDVRLAAPTILCVGSVGLFIVGGVTGIFLAVIPVDIIYHGTYYVVGHFHLIIMGIIPFMMFAASYYWYPLITGRMYDRRLAIFQSSLLVIGSGLTFMTLMALGFLEHPRRYATYPAEYSGLHVVATVGSFIIGISVLMWLYNMLWSYFQGSRVETADPWELKATQQFTPEWQWFEDRLERKHGIPPSEPEEVRPSYVPAQEERPPSLYGRIVPVARRALSDAGAGAAGGFVGTVLMTGALLVAVALGVFDLESFANLATLVGLPANLALGYGLFLFAGMTVWPLLFLSLGEYLPGELTFITGLWYATVIASGFVIAFYTGQTGLELVTYLVFALLAHWIYGLGLAGMITYLGGRRPTSPEGPR; encoded by the coding sequence ATGAATCGCGCGCTCACAGAAGTCTCGTTGTTTGCCGTCGTCGTTATCGGCTGTCTCCTGACGATCGTTTTGGCGCGGCGTGCTCGAGACGAGCCGTCGCCGGACGGGGGATACGCGACGGGACACCGTCGCGAACTGAGCCTGGCCGAGGCGAAGGCGGCCGCGATTCGCTGGGCGACGACGACGAATCACCGCGAAATCGGACTGCTCTACATCGCGTTCGGCACCGTCGCGGCGATCTGGGGCGGGATCGACGCGATGATGATTCGGACGCATCTGCTGACGCCGGAGGCGAACCTCTGGACGGAGCAGACGTACAACGAACTGTTTACGATGCACGGGCTGACGATGCTGATCTTCTTCGTTACGCCGGTGTTCTTCGGGATCGGGAACTACTTCCTGCCGCTGCTGATCGGCGCCGACGACATGGCGTTTCCGCGGCTCAACGCCATCGGGTTCTGGCTCCTCCCGCCGTCGCTGTTGCTCGCCCGCCTGGGAATCGTCGCCGAAGTGACGGGGGCGGTGCTCGCGGTCGTCGTTCCGGGCGAGTGGCTGTCGGTTCTGCTGGCGTTTCAGGAGCCGGCGATCGGATGGACGATGTATCCGCCCCTATCGTTGGCGCCGAATCCCCAGACGAACTTCCTCCTGTTGGGCCTCCACTTGAGCGGCATCGCGACCACGATCGGCGGGATCAACTTCATCGCGACGGTCGTCTACGAGCGCGACGAGTCGATCGGGTGGGCGAACCTCGACATCTTCTCGTGGAACATGCTCATCACGAGCGCGATCGTCATCTTCGCGTTCCCGTTGCTCGGCACCGCGTTGCTCATGTTGCTGCTCGACCGCAATTTCGGAACGACGTTCTTCGCGGTCGAGGGCGGCGGCCCCATCCTCTGGCAGCACCTGCTGTGGTTCTGGGGCCATCCCGAGGTGTATATCATCTTCCTCCCGGCGACCGGCCTGATGAGCCTCATACTCCCGAAGTTCGTCGGCAGGAAGCTGTTCGGGTTCAAGTTCATCGTCTACTCGACGATCGCGATCGGCGTCCTCTCCTTCGGCGTCTGGGCCCACCACATGTTCGTGACCGGCGTCGATCCCCGCATCCGGGCGAGTTTCATGGCGACGTCGATCGCGATCGCCGTTCCCAGCGCGATCAAGGTGTTCAACTGGATCACGACGATGTGGAACGGCGACGTCCGGCTGGCCGCGCCGACGATTCTCTGTGTCGGCTCGGTTGGACTGTTCATCGTCGGCGGCGTGACCGGCATCTTCCTCGCGGTCATCCCCGTCGACATTATCTACCACGGCACCTACTACGTCGTCGGCCACTTCCACCTCATCATCATGGGGATCATCCCGTTCATGATGTTCGCGGCCAGTTACTACTGGTACCCCCTGATTACCGGGCGGATGTACGACCGTCGGCTCGCGATCTTCCAGTCGTCGCTGCTGGTCATCGGCTCCGGCCTCACGTTCATGACGCTGATGGCGCTCGGCTTCCTCGAGCACCCCCGTCGGTACGCGACCTATCCGGCGGAGTACTCGGGGCTGCACGTCGTCGCGACCGTCGGCTCGTTCATCATCGGGATCAGCGTGCTCATGTGGCTCTACAACATGCTCTGGTCGTACTTCCAGGGGTCGCGGGTCGAGACCGCGGACCCGTGGGAGCTGAAGGCGACCCAGCAGTTCACGCCCGAGTGGCAGTGGTTCGAGGACCGCCTCGAGCGCAAGCACGGGATTCCGCCGAGCGAACCCGAGGAAGTTCGGCCGTCGTACGTGCCCGCCCAGGAGGAGCGGCCGCCGTCGCTGTACGGTCGCATCGTGCCGGTCGCCCGACGCGCTCTGAGCGACGCGGGCGCGGGCGCGGCCGGCGGTTTCGTCGGGACGGTACTGATGACCGGCGCCCTCCTCGTCGCGGTCGCACTGGGCGTCTTCGACCTCGAGTCCTTCGCGAACCTCGCGACGCTGGTGGGGCTGCCGGCGAACCTCGCGCTCGGCTACGGGCTCTTCCTCTTCGCGGGCATGACGGTCTGGCCCCTGCTGTTCCTCTCGCTCGGAGAGTACCTACCGGGCGAACTCACGTTCATCACGGGCCTGTGGTACGCGACGGTCATCGCCTCGGGATTCGTCATCGCCTTCTACACCGGGCAGACCGGCCTCGAGCTGGTGACGTACCTCGTCTTCGCACTGCTCGCCCACTGGATCTACGGGCTGGGGCTTGCCGGGATGATCACGTACCTCGGCGGTCGCCGCCCGACGTCGCCGGAGGGGCCCCGATGA
- the coxB gene encoding cytochrome c oxidase subunit II, translated as MSSRRRTIVASTAAALSTLLALTGTVAAQSPNRELIDGLEYQLLYAALPLTLFVLMILIYAAVKFHDNDDPQPTTEDPALEITWTAATAIILLFVGLSGYSVLVNPYISPSQAIDTDDRSQEGFDSFEDLPDTGDEEVHVRGYQWEWQATYPDANVTTENQIVIPAGEDVTFWLTSDDVIHSLFIPDLGVKQDAFPGDYTRARTVVDEPGRYDVVCAEFCGAGHSRMQGEIVVVDSETYDQWLSENEGTVAEAPNPD; from the coding sequence ATGAGTAGTCGCCGTCGTACGATCGTCGCGTCCACCGCCGCGGCGCTCTCGACGCTCCTCGCGCTGACCGGCACGGTCGCGGCACAGTCACCTAATCGCGAACTCATCGATGGCCTCGAGTATCAGTTGCTCTACGCGGCTCTGCCGCTAACGCTGTTCGTCCTGATGATTCTGATCTACGCGGCCGTCAAGTTCCACGACAACGACGATCCGCAGCCGACGACCGAGGACCCCGCGCTCGAGATCACTTGGACCGCCGCGACGGCGATTATCCTGCTGTTCGTCGGCCTCTCCGGCTACTCTGTCCTCGTCAACCCCTATATCTCACCGTCGCAGGCGATCGATACCGACGATCGAAGCCAAGAGGGGTTCGACTCCTTCGAGGACCTCCCCGATACCGGCGACGAAGAGGTTCACGTCCGCGGCTATCAGTGGGAGTGGCAGGCAACCTATCCGGACGCCAACGTCACGACTGAAAACCAGATCGTGATTCCCGCCGGCGAGGACGTGACGTTCTGGCTGACCAGTGACGACGTGATCCACTCACTTTTCATTCCGGATCTGGGCGTCAAGCAGGACGCGTTCCCCGGCGACTACACTCGCGCACGGACCGTCGTCGACGAACCCGGCCGCTACGACGTGGTCTGTGCGGAGTTCTGCGGCGCCGGCCACTCGCGGATGCAAGGTGAGATCGTGGTCGTCGACTCCGAAACCTACGACCAGTGGCTTTCGGAAAACGAGGGGACCGTCGCCGAAGCGCCGAACCCCGATTGA
- a CDS encoding DUF7344 domain-containing protein: MESERLSLDVVYGLLSESRCRYLLYYFLENDHANIESVSLQIAAWEQGESIEAVTEAQKQRVTTSLIHSHLPKLEDHGLIEHDNRTGDVIGSDGFDEISETVRQARASEDEVTITGSSMESFLYSEPVPSSNREQ; this comes from the coding sequence ATGGAATCAGAACGTCTCTCCTTGGACGTCGTATACGGACTTCTTTCCGAGTCGCGCTGTCGATACCTCCTCTACTACTTTTTAGAGAACGACCACGCGAACATTGAGAGCGTTTCATTACAGATCGCCGCTTGGGAACAAGGCGAATCGATCGAGGCCGTCACCGAGGCACAAAAACAACGTGTCACGACATCGCTGATCCACAGCCACCTTCCGAAGCTCGAGGACCACGGTCTCATCGAACACGACAATCGGACGGGGGACGTGATCGGTAGCGACGGATTCGACGAGATCAGCGAAACGGTTCGTCAGGCGCGGGCGAGCGAAGACGAAGTCACGATAACAGGGTCATCGATGGAGTCGTTCCTGTACAGCGAACCGGTGCCCTCATCGAACAGGGAGCAGTAG
- a CDS encoding metal-dependent hydrolase yields MWPWEHAIVAYLAYSTFCHAIYRDSPSGLEAITVVFASVFPDLVDKLLAWEFGVFDAGYALGHSVFAAVPISIGIGLAARSTGRPRAGIAFALGYLLHLPADVFDSYVREGIFQPELMLWPVVVVQDHSATQGFVDQFLLFFSRYRDELLAGDLTTYRWLQIGLAVFTALLWLYDGAPVLRDLLRGFRRLLLGVVGSNHRFDESTGRR; encoded by the coding sequence ATGTGGCCGTGGGAACACGCGATCGTCGCCTACCTCGCCTACTCGACGTTTTGTCACGCGATCTATCGGGACTCCCCGTCCGGACTCGAGGCGATCACCGTCGTCTTCGCGTCGGTCTTCCCGGATCTCGTCGATAAACTGCTGGCCTGGGAGTTCGGCGTCTTCGACGCCGGTTACGCGCTCGGCCACTCCGTTTTCGCCGCCGTTCCGATCTCGATCGGTATCGGCCTCGCGGCTCGCTCGACGGGTCGCCCTCGAGCCGGGATCGCGTTCGCGCTCGGCTACCTCCTACACCTACCCGCGGACGTCTTCGACTCCTACGTCCGCGAGGGGATTTTTCAGCCGGAACTGATGCTCTGGCCCGTCGTCGTCGTTCAGGATCACAGTGCGACTCAGGGGTTCGTCGACCAGTTCCTGCTGTTTTTCTCCCGGTATCGGGACGAACTGCTCGCGGGGGACCTCACGACGTACCGCTGGCTCCAGATCGGACTCGCCGTCTTTACCGCCCTCCTGTGGCTCTACGACGGTGCACCCGTGCTTCGGGACCTCCTCCGTGGCTTTCGCCGGCTGCTCCTCGGCGTGGTCGGATCGAATCACCGATTCGACGAGTCCACCGGCCGCCGCTAG